A region from the Ovis aries strain OAR_USU_Benz2616 breed Rambouillet chromosome 22, ARS-UI_Ramb_v3.0, whole genome shotgun sequence genome encodes:
- the LOC101115589 gene encoding cytochrome b-c1 complex subunit 6, mitochondrial-like, whose amino-acid sequence MGLEDEQRMLTGSGDPKEEEEEEEELVDPLTTVREQCEQLEKCVKARERLKLCDERVSSRSQTEEDCTEELFDFLHARDHCVAHKLFNSLK is encoded by the coding sequence ATGGGGCTAGAGGATGAGCAAAGGATGCTGACCGGGTCCGGAGATcccaaggaggaggaagaggaggaagaggaattaGTGGATCCCCTAACAACAGTGAGAGAGCAATGCGAGCAGCTGGAGAAATGTGTAAAGGCTCGAGAGCGGCTCAAGCTCTGTGATGAGCGTGTATCCTCCAggtcacagacagaggaggactGCACAGAGGAGCTCTTTGACTTCTTGCATGCAAGGGACCACTGTGTAGCCCACAAACTGTTTAACAGCTTGAAATAA